A portion of the candidate division TA06 bacterium genome contains these proteins:
- a CDS encoding winged helix-turn-helix domain-containing protein yields the protein MWIPTIGENAGKIWKTLDQKGPSNIAALKKAAKLDDKSLYFALGWLAREDKIAFTRDKRQILISLK from the coding sequence ATGTGGATTCCAACCATCGGAGAAAATGCCGGGAAGATCTGGAAAACCTTGGACCAAAAGGGCCCATCTAATATCGCTGCGCTGAAAAAGGCCGCCAAGCTCGACGATAAATCCTTATATTTTGCTTTGGGATGGCTGGCCCGGGAGGATAAAATAGCGTTCACCCGGGACAAACGGCAGATTCTGATCAGTTTAAAGTAG
- a CDS encoding winged helix-turn-helix domain-containing protein yields the protein MNIAEIGKNAGLVWKTLHQKASPNAANLKKLTGLDDKNLCLALGWLAREGKINFHSEKRSATIDLK from the coding sequence ATAAATATTGCGGAAATAGGCAAAAACGCAGGTTTGGTTTGGAAAACGCTGCATCAAAAAGCTTCCCCCAATGCGGCCAATTTAAAAAAACTTACCGGGCTTGATGACAAAAATTTATGTCTTGCCTTGGGATGGCTGGCCAGGGAGGGGAAAATAAATTTCCACTCCGAAAAACGTAGCGCCACGATAGATCTAAAATAG
- a CDS encoding M23 family metallopeptidase, whose product MIFKKSYSFIILPHHGEQGKSVFFHSRWLNILLLATVTALGVSGFFITRHYLYHYKLKTAFEPTFKENEVLRKERKKYGQVRDSLAHDIASLQAQLKKERSVYLSSVNGLARELDAVKKLAVKVKIQAGFKTSNIVDEHEAAGGPSGERIYIGWQDISKPIDPGPLEGKVRPGIVEQSQILEEIDDYLSTKESLVSDTPELAPLFGRMTSGFGVRRWRRSGHSENHAGIDIAVPKGTPVLAPAEGVVVYAGWMGDYGRLIELDHGNGYTTRFGHLSQIEVEIGDRALKGQIIGAVGSTGRSTGPHLHYEVRFQGKAIDPIDYLGSMEK is encoded by the coding sequence ATGATCTTCAAAAAATCTTATTCCTTCATCATCCTGCCGCACCACGGAGAGCAGGGGAAGTCGGTGTTCTTTCACTCGCGGTGGCTGAACATCCTCTTGCTGGCAACGGTAACGGCTCTGGGAGTCTCTGGTTTTTTCATCACCAGGCATTACCTGTATCACTACAAGCTCAAGACGGCTTTCGAGCCCACCTTCAAGGAGAACGAAGTTTTACGGAAGGAACGCAAGAAGTACGGCCAGGTCAGAGATTCTTTGGCCCACGACATCGCATCGCTCCAGGCCCAGCTTAAAAAAGAGCGCTCGGTCTACCTCTCCTCGGTCAACGGACTGGCCCGGGAGCTGGACGCGGTGAAAAAGCTGGCGGTGAAGGTCAAGATCCAAGCCGGGTTCAAGACATCCAACATAGTGGACGAGCACGAGGCCGCCGGCGGCCCTTCCGGCGAAAGAATCTACATCGGATGGCAGGATATAAGCAAACCAATAGACCCCGGACCGCTGGAGGGCAAGGTGCGGCCGGGCATCGTCGAGCAGAGCCAGATCCTTGAGGAGATCGACGACTACCTTTCCACCAAGGAATCGCTGGTCTCGGACACCCCGGAACTGGCCCCGCTATTCGGCCGGATGACCTCGGGCTTCGGGGTGCGGCGCTGGCGCCGCAGCGGGCATTCCGAAAACCACGCCGGGATAGACATCGCGGTTCCCAAGGGAACTCCGGTCCTGGCCCCGGCCGAAGGAGTGGTGGTCTACGCCGGCTGGATGGGCGATTACGGCCGCCTGATCGAGTTGGACCACGGCAATGGGTATACCACCAGGTTCGGCCACCTTTCCCAGATAGAAGTGGAAATAGGAGACCGGGCCTTAAAGGGCCAGATAATCGGAGCGGTAGGTTCCACCGGCCGCTCCACCGGTCCGCACCTGCATTACGAGGTGCGTTTTCAGGGAAAAGCCATTGATCCCATAGATTATTTGGGGTCCATGGAAAAGTAA
- the recA gene encoding recombinase RecA, whose product MADTVAEKSKALDLALSQIEKQFGKGSIMKLGSNAAVVPVEVISTGSISLDAALGVGGVPRGRIVEIYGPEASGKTTLALSIVAQAQKAGGTAAYIDAEHAMDPKYAKALGVDIDNLLVAQPDTGEEALEITETLIRSNAMDVIVIDSVAALVPKAEIEGDMGDSHMGLQARLMSQALRKITAVTNRSKTCIIFINQIRMKIGVMFGNPETTPGGLALKFHATIRMDIRRIEAIKQGEVNIGNRVRVKVLKNKVASPFRNAEFEIIFGQGISYIGDLLDLAVENNIIEKSGTWFSFKGERLGQGRENVREMLKTNADLLADLDKEVKAKLGIAPAVKSEGPREAREPAKEEEKGKRGRK is encoded by the coding sequence ATGGCAGACACAGTGGCTGAAAAATCAAAGGCTTTGGATCTGGCTCTTTCCCAGATAGAAAAGCAGTTCGGCAAAGGCTCAATAATGAAACTAGGCTCCAATGCGGCAGTGGTGCCGGTGGAGGTGATATCCACCGGGTCCATCTCGCTGGATGCGGCCCTGGGAGTGGGCGGAGTGCCCCGGGGTAGGATAGTGGAGATATACGGTCCGGAGGCTTCCGGCAAGACCACCCTGGCCCTGTCCATAGTGGCCCAGGCCCAGAAGGCCGGCGGCACCGCCGCCTACATCGACGCCGAGCACGCCATGGACCCCAAGTACGCCAAGGCTCTGGGCGTGGATATTGATAATCTTTTAGTGGCCCAGCCCGACACCGGCGAGGAGGCCCTGGAGATCACCGAGACCCTGATCCGCTCAAACGCCATGGACGTGATAGTGATCGACTCGGTGGCGGCCCTGGTGCCCAAGGCCGAGATCGAGGGCGACATGGGCGACAGCCACATGGGCCTGCAGGCCCGGCTGATGTCCCAGGCCCTGCGCAAAATTACGGCGGTGACCAACCGTTCCAAGACCTGCATCATATTCATCAACCAGATCCGGATGAAGATCGGGGTGATGTTCGGCAACCCCGAGACCACCCCCGGCGGACTGGCCCTCAAATTCCATGCCACCATACGGATGGACATCCGGAGGATCGAGGCCATCAAGCAGGGAGAGGTCAACATCGGCAACCGGGTGCGGGTAAAGGTGCTGAAAAACAAAGTGGCCTCGCCCTTCCGTAACGCCGAGTTCGAGATCATCTTCGGCCAGGGCATCAGCTACATCGGCGACCTGCTGGACCTGGCGGTGGAGAACAACATCATCGAAAAGAGCGGCACCTGGTTCTCCTTCAAGGGCGAGCGGCTGGGCCAGGGCCGGGAGAATGTGCGGGAGATGCTGAAGACCAATGCCGACCTGCTGGCCGATCTGGATAAAGAGGTCAAGGCCAAACTGGGGATCGCCCCGGCCGTCAAGTCCGAAGGCCCCAGAGAAGCCAGGGAGCCGGCCAAGGAAGAGGAAAAGGGGAAACGGGGGAGAAAATAA
- a CDS encoding GxxExxY protein codes for MNDKEIFGLCDTIRQTSFELHKFLRNGHLEKVYENGLTHRLRKAGLKVEQQSPLKVYDEDGTVLGEYFADLLIESELIIEMKVCKAIADEHLAQLLGYLRATGHRHGLLINFGTEKIQIKKLVL; via the coding sequence ATGAATGACAAAGAAATATTTGGGCTATGTGATACTATCCGGCAGACCTCTTTTGAACTTCATAAATTTTTACGGAACGGCCATTTGGAAAAAGTTTATGAAAACGGATTAACCCACCGTCTTCGCAAAGCAGGATTAAAAGTTGAACAACAGAGCCCGCTAAAAGTCTATGACGAGGATGGTACAGTCCTGGGTGAGTATTTTGCAGATCTGTTAATCGAATCTGAACTTATCATCGAAATGAAGGTCTGCAAAGCAATAGCCGACGAACACCTGGCTCAATTGTTAGGATATTTAAGGGCGACAGGTCACCGGCATGGTTTATTGATCAATTTCGGCACAGAAAAAATCCAAATAAAGAAATTAGTTCTTTAA
- a CDS encoding RnfABCDGE type electron transport complex subunit D, protein MLNVSLPPHITSRYRLKQWQVRRLAAMAPMTFSALDLFGTGFLYCLLAGLAGSVLLPLTIKRWRRNFLDPVAALFTASLLALLMPEGSVWYYSLLAGLAVSGVKNILSEKDRLAPINFVALTMALFILATPDNIRLAYHWEINSGGWAKGNFYFMTGWIPLAGSLFLLMLFTGRLYKVRLLLLSLLSSGAVIFLAWKMTGNLMPNTFSYAGLQALLFLAGILAVDNHHTPLTGRGQAIYGMISGMLFALFALKGLLYQGLIFSALTASLFTPFLDCLFTGGYRRTKT, encoded by the coding sequence ATGCTGAATGTTTCACTGCCGCCCCACATCACCAGCCGCTACCGCCTGAAGCAGTGGCAGGTCCGCCGGCTGGCGGCCATGGCCCCGATGACTTTTTCCGCCCTCGATCTTTTCGGGACAGGGTTTCTTTACTGCCTGCTGGCCGGGCTGGCCGGCTCCGTCCTCCTGCCGCTGACCATCAAAAGATGGCGCCGCAATTTTCTAGACCCGGTCGCAGCCTTGTTCACCGCATCCCTGCTGGCTTTGCTGATGCCCGAGGGATCCGTCTGGTATTACTCGCTGCTGGCCGGGCTGGCGGTATCGGGGGTCAAAAACATTCTGTCGGAAAAGGACCGCCTGGCCCCGATAAACTTTGTGGCATTGACCATGGCCCTGTTCATTCTGGCCACGCCGGATAACATCAGACTGGCTTATCATTGGGAGATCAATAGCGGAGGGTGGGCCAAGGGGAATTTTTACTTTATGACTGGTTGGATTCCTTTGGCCGGCAGTTTGTTCCTTTTAATGCTGTTTACGGGGAGGCTCTATAAAGTCAGACTTCTTTTGCTGTCCTTGCTATCGTCCGGTGCGGTGATCTTTCTGGCCTGGAAAATGACAGGCAATCTGATGCCGAATACCTTTTCTTATGCCGGACTGCAGGCCCTGCTGTTCTTGGCCGGCATCCTGGCGGTTGATAATCATCATACCCCGCTAACCGGCCGGGGCCAGGCCATCTACGGGATGATCTCCGGAATGTTATTTGCGCTATTTGCTTTAAAGGGCCTGCTGTATCAGGGTTTGATATTCTCGGCGCTAACGGCCAGCCTGTTTACGCCTTTTTTGGACTGCCTGTTCACCGGGGGATACCGTAGAACAAAAACATAA
- a CDS encoding 4Fe-4S dicluster domain-containing protein has translation MIKSIKGGRAWPHKNFIFDQPIETLPAPMALAIPLWHGGRAVVAKGDKIKANSQVGFDSMGLPVFTGLAGKVTGVADFPDLVARPKSFDFPRTTVFIEAEPDQPPRPPAFEPRPRFWELSKAELADRVFQAGVADLRKDDLEKLLIFDGLGLEPPLSCNVRLLMERPKELLEGMRIVMQIHGSIKARLALSSRMKGLNADLKSLLASAVNISIEKVEPKYPQQHRFLINQSIYQGQPSAIYGMEALLNVRRAVALGQPLATKFCNLGDDTKGQKRLAEVYLGASAAETLSLRPQDYSSLKLISGGLMSGTCYYSLQLPVDRNTAGLLFYRNQAPKENHSCINCGQCLAICPVGLAPARIYPLVRDGQNEELTRLRPENCLECGLCTYACPSGLLLSHQIKVGKLILEGKL, from the coding sequence ATGATCAAAAGCATCAAAGGCGGCAGGGCCTGGCCGCACAAGAATTTCATCTTCGACCAACCGATTGAAACCTTGCCTGCCCCAATGGCCCTGGCCATTCCCCTGTGGCACGGCGGCCGGGCCGTGGTAGCCAAAGGCGATAAGATCAAAGCCAATTCGCAGGTGGGCTTCGATTCCATGGGACTGCCGGTATTCACCGGGCTGGCCGGAAAGGTCACCGGGGTGGCCGACTTTCCCGATCTGGTGGCCCGGCCCAAGTCCTTTGATTTCCCCCGGACCACGGTGTTCATCGAAGCCGAGCCGGACCAGCCCCCCCGGCCGCCAGCCTTCGAGCCCCGGCCCAGGTTCTGGGAACTGTCTAAGGCCGAGCTGGCCGACCGGGTCTTCCAGGCCGGGGTGGCCGATCTGCGGAAGGATGACCTGGAAAAACTTTTGATCTTCGACGGGCTGGGCCTGGAGCCGCCGCTGTCCTGCAACGTCCGGCTGTTGATGGAGCGGCCCAAGGAACTGTTGGAAGGCATGCGGATCGTGATGCAGATCCACGGTTCCATCAAGGCCCGGCTGGCGCTTTCGTCCCGGATGAAGGGGCTGAACGCCGACCTCAAGTCGCTTTTGGCCAGTGCGGTTAACATTTCCATCGAAAAGGTCGAACCCAAATATCCCCAGCAGCACAGGTTTCTGATCAACCAGTCAATTTACCAGGGCCAGCCATCGGCCATTTACGGCATGGAAGCCCTGCTTAATGTCAGACGAGCGGTGGCGCTGGGCCAGCCCTTGGCCACCAAGTTCTGCAACCTTGGCGACGATACCAAGGGCCAAAAACGACTGGCCGAGGTTTACCTCGGGGCCAGCGCCGCCGAAACACTGTCCCTAAGGCCACAGGATTATTCAAGCCTGAAGTTGATATCCGGGGGCCTGATGAGCGGGACCTGTTATTACAGCCTCCAGCTGCCGGTGGACCGGAATACTGCCGGGCTGCTGTTTTACCGGAATCAGGCTCCCAAGGAGAACCATTCCTGCATCAACTGCGGGCAGTGCCTGGCCATTTGCCCGGTGGGGCTGGCTCCGGCCCGGATATACCCGTTAGTCCGGGACGGACAGAACGAGGAACTGACCCGGCTGAGGCCGGAAAATTGCCTGGAATGCGGGCTTTGCACCTACGCCTGTCCCAGCGGGCTGCTGCTGTCGCATCAGATCAAAGTAGGCAAACTGATACTGGAGGGCAAGCTGTGA
- a CDS encoding transposase yields the protein MNYAVSPWAIAIFCAFVVAALAISYHFARSAKSASGFYVAGGNIHWSVNGIAGAGFPAPGLHAEGVTARRRVIAKLQDTAITKGQPSGLLIIDDTILEKTGKKFSGLRKLYDHAKKKYVKGPSLVQLLYADDQKRYPLFETTPGTRGRKPGPKRNRETSIGKHKIALRLIKPRRRRGGIRLKAALFDAWYAAASFLKALQWLKLQFVCRFNGGWGLLINGRRIKANELTKQKRRYRYYRQLKAQAFCLTAELPNYGPVFVVVVKERRRKPVVIITSIMDSDIVTIIELYRQRWTIETYFKKAKQRFGLDKFQSASGGLGCGNPSPLGIGVVILHPGNVTEAVGTVASGSVLQILGEISFSHHGHRHVRERNVSNYHETLPSYFPENHIVFQ from the coding sequence ATGAACTACGCCGTGTCGCCCTGGGCCATCGCCATCTTCTGCGCCTTCGTGGTGGCGGCGCTGGCCATCTCTTACCATTTCGCCCGGTCCGCCAAGTCGGCCTCGGGATTCTATGTCGCCGGAGGCAACATCCACTGGTCGGTCAACGGCATCGCCGGCGCCGGCTTTCCGGCTCCGGGCCTGCACGCCGAAGGTGTTACGGCCCGCAGGCGGGTTATTGCCAAACTGCAGGACACGGCGATTACGAAAGGCCAACCATCCGGATTGTTGATCATTGATGACACCATTCTGGAGAAAACGGGCAAGAAGTTCTCAGGCCTCAGGAAGCTTTATGATCATGCCAAGAAGAAGTATGTGAAAGGTCCCTCTTTGGTGCAACTGCTGTATGCGGATGACCAGAAGCGCTATCCTTTGTTTGAAACCACCCCTGGAACCCGGGGACGAAAACCTGGCCCCAAGCGGAATCGCGAAACTTCTATTGGCAAGCATAAAATCGCGCTACGACTAATCAAACCCCGCCGTCGGCGGGGCGGTATCCGACTCAAGGCGGCGCTTTTTGACGCCTGGTACGCCGCGGCCAGCTTTCTCAAGGCCCTGCAGTGGTTAAAACTCCAGTTCGTCTGCCGGTTCAATGGCGGCTGGGGGTTGCTGATAAACGGTCGCCGCATCAAAGCCAACGAACTGACCAAACAAAAGCGTCGCTACCGCTATTACCGCCAGCTCAAGGCCCAAGCTTTTTGCCTCACCGCGGAATTGCCAAACTATGGCCCGGTATTTGTGGTGGTCGTCAAAGAGCGTCGGAGAAAGCCGGTTGTCATCATCACCAGCATCATGGATTCGGACATCGTTACAATTATCGAGCTCTACCGGCAGCGCTGGACTATCGAAACCTACTTCAAGAAAGCCAAGCAACGCTTTGGACTGGACAAGTTCCAATCCGCCTCTGGCGGACTCGGCTGCGGCAATCCAAGCCCACTTGGTATTGGTGTCGTTATCCTACATCCTGGTAATGTTACTGAAGCTGTTGGCACCGTCGCTTCAGGGTCAGTCCTTCAAATACTTGGCGAAATATCTTTTTCGCATCACGGCCATCGTCACGTTCGAGAACGCAACGTTTCAAATTATCACGAAACATTGCCATCGTATTTTCCAGAGAATCACATTGTTTTTCAATAA
- a CDS encoding DUF485 domain-containing protein — translation MHEPSSNWTKDQAASLKRILGLWFVTLYTIVYAGFVAINVVSPSFMAVDVGSVNVAIVYGFLLIIFAIFLAAVYNHICTHAEEVMTTLRSGDEAKALEKGRS, via the coding sequence ATGCACGAACCCTCCAGCAACTGGACCAAGGACCAGGCGGCCTCGCTGAAGCGAATTCTGGGCCTATGGTTTGTGACCCTGTACACCATAGTCTACGCCGGGTTCGTGGCGATCAACGTGGTCAGCCCCAGCTTCATGGCGGTCGATGTGGGAAGCGTCAACGTGGCCATCGTCTATGGATTTTTGCTGATCATCTTCGCCATATTTCTGGCCGCCGTTTACAACCATATCTGCACCCACGCCGAGGAAGTGATGACCACCCTGCGTTCCGGCGATGAGGCAAAGGCATTGGAGAAGGGACGCTCATGA